Proteins encoded within one genomic window of uncultured Methanobrevibacter sp.:
- a CDS encoding DUF447 domain-containing protein, with protein sequence MAIDLTDIGIEEGQKYEGIYTTMSKDGVKNAAPIGIVCKGKDKLGCRLFVGTQTLKNIMETRRYVVNITFDPINFVNSTIGNLDIEEFTDDEDIAILKNAEAYIICDVTDIRKMDPIKDHVTSNGEAYIISSDVLKIVKNHPCAKALNRGVFALLECLTNYTRLDLVSEQQQDYFVGRFNENNRMIKRVSGPDTIKAMEILKNSMIEKGFDVE encoded by the coding sequence ATGGCTATTGATTTGACAGATATCGGAATTGAAGAAGGACAGAAATATGAAGGGATTTACACTACCATGAGCAAAGACGGTGTAAAAAATGCAGCGCCAATAGGAATCGTATGCAAGGGCAAAGACAAACTTGGATGCAGATTATTTGTCGGCACCCAAACCCTGAAAAACATTATGGAAACACGCAGATATGTTGTAAATATTACTTTTGACCCTATAAATTTTGTAAATTCAACCATCGGAAATCTGGATATTGAAGAGTTTACAGATGATGAGGACATTGCAATACTGAAAAATGCAGAAGCATATATCATTTGCGATGTCACAGACATCAGAAAGATGGATCCGATTAAAGACCATGTAACATCAAATGGAGAAGCTTATATCATAAGCAGTGATGTTTTAAAAATCGTCAAAAACCATCCGTGTGCAAAGGCTTTAAACCGGGGAGTATTTGCCCTTCTGGAATGCCTTACTAACTATACTCGCCTTGACCTTGTAAGTGAGCAGCAGCAGGATTATTTTGTCGGAAGGTTTAATGAAAACAATCGCATGATTAAGAGGGTTTCAGGACCTGATACGATAAAAGCCATGGAGATTCTTAAAAACAGTATGATAGAAAAGGGTTTTGATGTTGAATAG
- the xerA gene encoding site-specific tyrosine recombinase/integron integrase has protein sequence MKNELIRLIESNMEHYLNEIQIARLNECLKSILNDFELFKKDNNLSFDESKENHELLVSFLSAKQIEGCSEKTIDYYGNTIFKMMESVNLKIESITTDDLRKYLAEYKNQSNASKSTIDNIRRVLSSFFSWLEDEGHISKNPVRRIHRIKTKRVVKEVLSDENFEVLRDKCDNIRDLAMIELLASTGIRVGELVNLNIDDVLFSERECVVLGKGDSERIVYFDAKTKIHLQKYLESRKDNNPALFVSLRKPHNRLGIPGVEKRMRKLGNEAKIKKIHPHKFRRTMATNAIDKGIPIEQVQRLLGHVQIDTTMQYAMVNQNNVKISHRKFIG, from the coding sequence ATGAAAAATGAACTGATTAGATTAATAGAAAGTAATATGGAACATTATCTAAATGAAATTCAAATAGCACGACTTAATGAATGTCTTAAAAGTATTTTGAATGATTTTGAATTGTTTAAAAAGGACAATAATTTATCGTTTGATGAATCAAAAGAAAATCATGAATTGTTGGTGTCTTTTCTTTCAGCCAAACAGATTGAAGGATGTTCTGAAAAAACTATTGATTATTATGGGAACACGATTTTCAAGATGATGGAGTCAGTTAATCTTAAAATCGAAAGCATCACAACTGATGATTTGAGAAAATATTTAGCGGAATATAAAAATCAGAGTAATGCATCAAAATCCACGATTGACAATATCAGACGAGTTTTATCTAGTTTTTTTAGCTGGCTTGAGGATGAGGGACATATTTCAAAAAATCCGGTTAGAAGGATTCATAGGATTAAAACCAAAAGGGTGGTGAAAGAGGTTTTAAGCGATGAGAATTTTGAAGTCCTAAGGGACAAGTGTGATAACATCAGAGATTTGGCAATGATTGAGCTTTTAGCATCAACCGGTATACGTGTAGGGGAACTTGTAAATCTAAATATTGATGATGTTCTGTTTAGTGAAAGGGAATGTGTTGTATTGGGCAAAGGTGACAGTGAACGTATAGTTTACTTTGATGCAAAAACAAAAATTCACCTTCAAAAATACTTGGAGTCCAGAAAAGACAATAATCCTGCACTATTTGTATCTCTCAGAAAACCTCATAATCGGTTGGGAATTCCTGGTGTTGAAAAAAGAATGCGTAAACTTGGCAATGAAGCTAAAATCAAAAAAATACATCCACATAAGTTCAGAAGAACAATGGCAACAAATGCAATTGATAAAGGAATACCGATTGAACAGGTTCAAAGGCTGTTGGGTCATGTGCAGATTGACACTACCATGCAATATGCAATGGTGAATCAAAACAACGTGAAAATATCACATAGGAAATTCATTGGATAA
- a CDS encoding ATP-binding protein yields MNSENEDSIYNFLQTQITDTPLSLNNDLSNMGVKFNQRDDFEELKTFVDEFIEGNNVNRYIVLPGLRGVGKTTVLLQVYDYLMNQKNINPEQILYVSCEEIDRIEDCDIYELIKFYLKTFHNCSLQTLNKKLFLLIDESHFDKDWSVSGKLITDKSKNIFVIFTGSSAINLEYNAEAARRMIRYPITPLNYSQHLKLKYNYHSDISNDLVDLLFNGNVENAIIKEKQVNHDLLNLKEYNSMDWNNYFKFGGFPSVMHDTNYRNATKKLYYSIETVITKDLGTMNNLTANTQTNALRLIKFLAEKYPGDISQNALANKIKTSAGSVNTIMDLLEKTHLIFHIEPYSDANTRAKKSWQYYFATPSLMNAINIKFGFSSINLTEYEGVLLETLVGSSLVNLKNSEQFFEFSIFYDTHKVKKQRVDFIIKKDFDEVIPIEVGHGNKSTNQIKDAIRRYKSPHGIIISDTTKTIKKVDNIIFVPIKTFSLM; encoded by the coding sequence ATGAATTCTGAAAATGAAGATTCAATTTATAATTTTTTACAAACTCAGATTACAGATACTCCATTGTCTTTAAATAATGATTTATCAAATATGGGTGTTAAATTTAATCAGAGGGATGATTTTGAAGAATTAAAAACATTTGTTGATGAATTTATAGAAGGGAATAATGTTAATCGATATATTGTGTTACCTGGTCTTAGAGGTGTTGGAAAAACAACAGTATTGCTTCAAGTATATGACTACTTAATGAACCAGAAAAATATCAATCCTGAGCAGATACTATATGTTTCCTGTGAAGAGATAGATAGAATAGAAGATTGCGATATCTATGAACTAATCAAATTTTACTTAAAAACATTCCATAACTGCTCACTACAAACATTAAATAAAAAATTATTCTTACTAATTGATGAATCACATTTTGATAAAGATTGGTCAGTTTCAGGTAAACTGATTACTGATAAATCAAAAAATATCTTTGTGATTTTCACAGGTTCATCAGCTATAAACCTAGAATATAATGCAGAAGCAGCAAGAAGAATGATAAGATATCCTATAACTCCTCTAAATTATTCACAACATCTTAAATTAAAATACAATTATCATTCAGATATTTCTAATGACTTAGTTGATTTATTATTTAATGGAAATGTTGAAAATGCAATCATTAAAGAAAAGCAAGTAAATCATGATTTATTAAATCTGAAAGAATATAATTCAATGGATTGGAATAATTATTTTAAATTTGGTGGATTTCCATCAGTAATGCATGATACAAATTACAGAAATGCAACAAAAAAATTATATTACTCTATTGAAACTGTAATAACAAAAGATTTGGGAACAATGAATAATTTAACTGCCAATACACAAACTAATGCATTAAGATTAATAAAATTTTTAGCAGAAAAATATCCTGGTGACATTTCACAAAATGCACTTGCAAACAAAATCAAAACATCAGCAGGATCAGTAAATACGATAATGGACTTGTTGGAAAAGACCCATTTGATATTTCATATAGAACCATATTCCGATGCAAATACAAGAGCAAAAAAATCATGGCAATATTATTTTGCAACACCCAGTCTGATGAATGCAATAAATATCAAATTTGGATTTTCATCAATAAACTTAACTGAATATGAAGGAGTATTGCTTGAAACATTAGTAGGATCAAGCTTGGTTAACCTTAAAAATAGTGAACAATTCTTTGAATTTAGCATATTCTATGACACACATAAAGTTAAAAAGCAACGTGTTGATTTTATTATAAAAAAAGATTTTGATGAAGTTATTCCAATTGAAGTTGGCCATGGCAATAAAAGCACCAATCAGATTAAGGATGCTATTAGGCGTTATAAGTCTCCTCATGGAATTATTATATCTGATACAACAAAAACAATCAAAAAAGTTGATAATATAATATTTGTACCAATAAAAACATTTTCATTAATGTAA
- a CDS encoding winged helix-turn-helix transcriptional regulator, whose amino-acid sequence MIITLVKKQNGYEFIREMEETYKSISELEKLFKRTNNMKMYVDLENWKYYNQNPDEMIETTESLVTNKLSLSDLDLIILNTIKHEKPRSIRDLAKKINKDVSNIQPKVKKLEEDGFIKFEEGIKNSKIPYLTFDEIKLEI is encoded by the coding sequence ATGATCATTACTTTAGTTAAAAAGCAAAATGGCTATGAATTCATTCGTGAAATGGAAGAAACCTATAAATCCATCAGCGAATTGGAAAAACTATTTAAACGAACTAATAACATGAAAATGTATGTGGACTTGGAAAACTGGAAATACTATAATCAAAATCCTGATGAGATGATTGAAACAACAGAAAGTCTGGTTACAAACAAATTATCCCTGTCCGACTTGGATTTAATTATACTTAATACCATTAAACATGAAAAACCAAGAAGCATAAGGGATCTGGCCAAAAAAATTAATAAGGATGTCAGCAATATTCAGCCAAAAGTTAAAAAATTGGAAGAAGATGGATTTATCAAATTCGAAGAAGGCATTAAAAACAGTAAAATACCTTATCTGACATTTGATGAGATTAAACTGGAGATTTGA